One genomic window of Branchiostoma lanceolatum isolate klBraLanc5 chromosome 5, klBraLanc5.hap2, whole genome shotgun sequence includes the following:
- the LOC136434600 gene encoding perlucin-like protein isoform X2, whose protein sequence is MLQAMPVLTTTVLNCCLLGTVIFLAVTVSDLRLSVSQLDKKLSADLTDLSLTVSQLDQKTRADLLDLTQSVSQLDRKTSTDHTIVSAQSSQALGSAEYLPEILGDKSTISTLLPATCPDGYMKYREVCYRAFDTYKTFSESVETCRADGGTLAMPRDPGINAFLYSLTTTLGSNDDFWFGLHDQRHEGKWKWMDDTVLATGNFSAWAADQPNSFTGEEDCASLHTGWYDHDCQTEEGFICQVRP, encoded by the exons CAGTCACAGTGTCGGACCTGAGGCTGTCAGTCAGCCAGCTTGACAAGAAGCTGAGCGCTGATCTGACGGACCTATCCCTGACGGTCAGCCAGCTAGACCAGAAGACACGTGCTGATCTGCTGGACCTCACGCAGTCGGTCAGCCAGCTTGACCGGAAGACGTCTACTGACCACACGATCGTCTCTGCCCAGTCGTCACAG GCATTGGGAAGTGCAGAATACTTGCCGGAAATTTTGGGAGACAAATCGACTATCTCGACTCTGCTACcag CGACCTGCCCTGACGGTTACATGAAGTACCGTGAAGTCTGCTACAGAGCTTTTGACACATACAAAACGTTCTCCGAATCTGTTGAGACCTGTCGGGCTGACGggggcaccctcgccatgccccgagacccCGGTATCAACGCCTTCCTCTACTCGCTCACAACTACGCTCGGCAGTAATGACGacttctggttcggcctgcatGATCAGCGACACGAAG GTAAGTGGAAATGGATGGACGACACCGTTCTGGCGACCGGCAACTTCAGCGCATGGGCAGCGGATCAACCCAACAGTTTCACCGGCGAGGAGGACTGCGCCTCGCTGCACACGGGGTGGTACGACCACGACTGTCAGACGGAGGAGGGTTTCATCTGTCAAGTCAGACCGTGA